The Syntrophorhabdaceae bacterium region TCATTGCCGTAACGATGCCACTGAAGGGACATTTAGAGGCACAGGAATATTTCAGGAGCGTGTAGGGATCTAAGGATATGAAGGCAGAGAAGCTCAGCCGTTACAGCAGATTTTCTCCTTCAGGGACCCAAGGTACGGCATCGAGACACCCATGCGTTCGCCGGTCTCGAGGACGTCAAGATAGAACCGCTTCATCTCTTCCGGCGATGTATCAAAGTGGCTGTGTTCTCTCGTACGCTCATAGTGAGGCATATCGAGCAGCATCCGGCGGAATCGCAGGGCTGCTTCTTCTTCATCGGGTATGAGGAATGGTTGTGTGTCCGGGTAAGACCGGACGTCAAGGCCGCGTTTCCCGAGCACGGTCAGGGCATCCCTGACGGCACGGACCATAAGCACCCACGCCTCAATGTCGGTGTCCTCCCCGGGAAGACCGCCCATGTAAAGAGCTGTCCCTATCACGCCGGCGTCGATTGCGTGGTGAACCCATTGCCATTCGATTATGTTGGCCTTGATGTCAGGGGATAAGCCCGCTTTTCCGAACATCCCGATGATCCTCTCAAGTCTGGGCGTACGTGAACCGTTTAACTCGCCGATCCGGTAGGTCTTCTGGATGTTCGCATACAGCACGCCGTCATTATCCCGCGCACCGCTTGCTACGGAGAAACCCCAGAGGTAACGGGAGCGGGGCAGCAATGCGTCGATCTCCCCGGTGCCGTTCCAATTTGCGGTAAACATAAGGAAGTCGGCTCCCGGTACAAGGTCGCGGTACTGGCGGACAGCGTTTGCTGCCTGAAGGTGATTTGTCGCCACGATGACCAGCTCGTAGCCTGCCCCCGGGTTTATATCATCTGTAACCTTCGGCAGATACGATGTCCGGTAGTCCCTTGGCGAGTCTCCCCGCATGTCCAGGACGTCCATCCTGATGCCCTCTGAATACCTGCCCGGCGATCCTTTCCGCACGGCGTGCGTTATGTCTGCGCCGCTTTCCGACAGGACCCAGCCATGCATGACTCCGACGTTTCCCATACCGATAATCAATGTCTTCATAAAATCATCACCCCTTCGGAACTATCTGTGGTCAACGTCGGGTATCAGCCGAAGGCTGTTTATGACTGATTTGTTGCGTGGTTATGGGTGTTTCCGTCTCACAGTATGACGAACTTTTTGATGTAGTCGACGATCTCCTTCGGGTCGTCCATGACCTTGAAGATGTCCATATCCTCCGCGGTAATCTTCTCCTGACTGAGAAGGTTTGTCTTCATCCATTCCAGGAGACCGCTCCAGTACGCTGAATCCACGAGGATGATCGGGAAGGGTTTCATCTTCTTTGTCTGGACAAGGGTGATCGCTTCAAAGAATTCGTCGAGCGTGCCGAATCCGCCCGGCATGACAACATATGCCATGGCATATTTGAGGAACATTACCTTCCGTATAAAAAAGTACCGGAAACTCAATCTCAGCGTTGAATAAGGGTTTGGTTTTTGTTCATAGGGGAGTTCTATGTTGATCCCAACAGATTTTGCTCCGCCTTCCTTGGCGCCCTTGTTGGCGGCTTCCATGACACCTGGGCCTCCGCCGGTAATGGTGTTAAAACCATTCACGGCAAGTAATTTGGCGAGGTGATATGATTTTTCATACAGAGGATCGCCTTTCTTGCAGCGGGCGCTTCCGAATATCGTAACAGCAGGATGAACCTCGGTAAGGTTTTCAAACCCTTCAACGAATTCCGCCATGATATGGAAGAGTCTCCATGATTCCTTCAGAGACATGTCGTCTAATACATATTGTTTCTCCATTGCCTCCCCTTTTTACCTTGAGATTTTAGGTGTTCACATATATTATTTACATGGAAAGGAGATGTCAAACTAAAACTAATGGGCGAGATACTTGTCGGGACCAGCGGTTTCTCTTTTGATGACTGGATAGGTGAAGTATATCCGTCAGGGATCGGGAAACATGAGATGCTCCCGTATTATGAAAGGACCCTTGGATTCAGAGCCCTCGAGGTAAACTACACCTATTATGCCATGCCGTCGATCAAGACCATGGAATCCTTTTCAAAAAGGACGTCGAAGGAATTTTCTTTTGTCGTCAAGGCACACAAGGGAATGACCCACGAAAAGGGGAAGGACTTCAAGACGCAGTGCAGGCTTTTTCAACAGGGGATAGCGCCTCTGGACGNNNNNNNNNNNNNNNNNNNNNNNNNNNNNNNNNNNNNNNNNNNNNNNNNNNNNNNNNNNNNNNNNNNNNNNNNNNNNNNNNNNNNNNNNNNNNNNNNNNNGGGGAATAAAGAAAGATATTATCGCTCTCATCAAAGCAGTTGTGAAAGAGGGCGGGATTTCAGAAAGAGCAATAGAGAAGATCGGGATAGCCTGCGCGGGTCAGATTGAAAAAGGAACGCAGAAGATACTTTTTTCTCCGAACCTTCGATGGCGAAACGTATCCTTGAAACAGGATGTAGAAAGGCATTTCGGTATCAGGACCTTCCTGGAGAACGATGTCAATGCGGCCACATACGGCGAATGGAGATTCGGTTTAAAAGAAACAAAGAAGGATATCATCGGGATCTTTATCGGAACCGGCATCGGAGGCGGTATTATCACGAACGGTATGCTCTTGCATGGTTTTTCAAATGTCGGTGGTGAGGTCGGCCATATCATACTGAA contains the following coding sequences:
- a CDS encoding 2-dehydropantoate 2-reductase N-terminal domain-containing protein; this encodes MKTLIIGMGNVGVMHGWVLSESGADITHAVRKGSPGRYSEGIRMDVLDMRGDSPRDYRTSYLPKVTDDINPGAGYELVIVATNHLQAANAVRQYRDLVPGADFLMFTANWNGTGEIDALLPRSRYLWGFSVASGARDNDGVLYANIQKTYRIGELNGSRTPRLERIIGMFGKAGLSPDIKANIIEWQWVHHAIDAGVIGTALYMGGLPGEDTDIEAWVLMVRAVRDALTVLGKRGLDVRSYPDTQPFLIPDEEEAALRFRRMLLDMPHYERTREHSHFDTSPEEMKRFYLDVLETGERMGVSMPYLGSLKEKICCNG
- a CDS encoding TIGR00730 family Rossman fold protein; its protein translation is MEKQYVLDDMSLKESWRLFHIMAEFVEGFENLTEVHPAVTIFGSARCKKGDPLYEKSYHLAKLLAVNGFNTITGGGPGVMEAANKGAKEGGAKSVGINIELPYEQKPNPYSTLRLSFRYFFIRKVMFLKYAMAYVVMPGGFGTLDEFFEAITLVQTKKMKPFPIILVDSAYWSGLLEWMKTNLLSQEKITAEDMDIFKVMDDPKEIVDYIKKFVIL
- a CDS encoding DUF72 domain-containing protein, translated to MGEILVGTSGFSFDDWIGEVYPSGIGKHEMLPYYERTLGFRALEVNYTYYAMPSIKTMESFSKRTSKEFSFVVKAHKGMTHEKGKDFKTQCRLFQQGIAPLD